One segment of Streptomyces sp. NBC_01463 DNA contains the following:
- a CDS encoding ABC transporter ATP-binding protein — MTQQQTGGDVRLTGISKTYGSFAAVRPLDLTVPQGSFFALLGASGCGKTTTLRMIAGLEEATTGTVTLGGRDITGLPPYKRPVNTVFQSYALFPHLDITENVAFGLRRRGIKSVKKQVDDMLELVQLGDFAKRKPHQLSGGQQQRVAVARALINHPQVLLLDEPLGALDLKLRRQMQLELKRIQTEVGITFIHVTHDQEEAMTMADTVAVMNAGRVEQLGAPADLYENPRTTFVANFLGTSNLIEGEVVSAGTDIVVAAGGGKLRLPADRCAGPTDNGGKLLLGIRPEKISLARADDADAIADGRNRVTGRIVDSSFIGVSTQYVVESPAGKALHVYEQNVESRTGLTPGAEVVLHWNPAHTFGLDASQDIDAGVETVEDAA; from the coding sequence ATGACACAGCAGCAGACAGGCGGCGACGTCCGCCTCACCGGGATCAGCAAGACGTACGGCTCCTTCGCCGCCGTCCGACCGCTCGATCTGACCGTCCCGCAGGGCTCCTTCTTCGCGCTGCTCGGCGCGTCCGGCTGCGGCAAGACAACCACCCTGCGGATGATCGCGGGGCTGGAGGAGGCCACCACCGGCACCGTCACCCTCGGCGGCCGCGACATCACCGGCCTGCCGCCGTACAAGCGGCCCGTCAACACGGTCTTCCAGAGCTACGCGCTCTTCCCGCACCTGGACATCACCGAGAACGTCGCCTTCGGTCTGCGCCGGCGAGGCATCAAGTCGGTGAAGAAGCAGGTCGACGACATGCTGGAGCTCGTCCAGCTCGGCGACTTCGCCAAGCGCAAGCCCCATCAGCTCTCCGGCGGCCAGCAGCAGCGAGTCGCCGTCGCCCGCGCCCTGATCAACCACCCGCAGGTCCTGCTGCTGGACGAACCGCTCGGCGCCCTCGACCTCAAGCTGCGCCGCCAGATGCAGCTCGAACTCAAGCGCATCCAGACCGAGGTCGGCATCACGTTCATCCACGTCACCCACGACCAGGAGGAGGCCATGACCATGGCCGACACCGTCGCGGTGATGAACGCGGGCCGGGTCGAACAGCTCGGTGCCCCCGCCGATCTGTACGAGAACCCGCGGACCACCTTCGTCGCCAACTTCCTCGGCACCTCGAACCTGATCGAGGGCGAGGTCGTCTCCGCGGGCACCGACATCGTCGTGGCGGCCGGCGGCGGCAAGCTCCGGCTGCCCGCCGACCGGTGCGCGGGCCCCACCGACAACGGCGGCAAGCTGCTGCTCGGCATCCGCCCGGAGAAGATATCGCTCGCGCGCGCCGACGACGCCGACGCGATAGCGGACGGACGCAACCGCGTCACCGGCCGGATCGTCGACTCCAGCTTCATCGGCGTCTCCACGCAGTACGTGGTCGAGAGCCCGGCAGGCAAGGCGCTGCACGTCTACGAGCAGAACGTCGAGTCCCGCACCGGCCTCACCCCGGGAGCCGAGGTCGTCCTGCACTGGAACCCGGCGCACACCTTCGGCCTGGATGCCTCCCAGGACATCGACGCCGGTGTGGAGACGGTGGAGGACGCGGCGTGA